The stretch of DNA GGTGCCCGCCGACAGGCGCAGCGGTGCCCATTCGATCCGTTCGCTGTCGTATTCGATCAGTGCATGCGAGTAGCTGCGCACCAGCATGCGCTGGAAGGCTGCGCTGAAGCGCTCGCGCTGTTCCGGGCTGGCGGCGCGCCAGTGCTGGCCGAGCACCAGCTGGGAGATACGCTCGAAATCGAAGTGCGGGAGGATCTTCTGCTCCACCAGCGCGTAGAGCTGG from Nevskiales bacterium encodes:
- a CDS encoding ABC transporter substrate-binding protein codes for the protein MNRHRLLAALLAAPLAVLAAVPATAAVPPDQVARETADMTLREIRARKEELQRDPNQLYALVEQKILPHFDFERISQLVLGQHWRAASPEQRERFSAAFQRMLVRSYSHALIEYDSERIEWAPLRLSAGT